A window of Rhinatrema bivittatum chromosome 2, aRhiBiv1.1, whole genome shotgun sequence contains these coding sequences:
- the LOC115085371 gene encoding serine/threonine-protein kinase mos-like, with protein MPSPLPLQRFLPRDFSPSLDLRPCSSPLEISSKGSRLCSPGGTPAPKSRRLPPRLAWCAIDWEQVRLLEPLGAGGFGSVYRATYRGETVALKKVKRSDRNRLACRQSFWGELNVAHLRHGHLVRLLAAAASAPEDRESLGTVIMEYAGGSSLHRALYGERAPSPPRCLRYARQVASGLRFLHAAGIVHLDLKPANLLLAEGDVCKIGDFGCSRRLQDLRSPAAAAAHPCQLGGTYTHRAPELLRGERVTAKADVYSFAITLWQMLSRELPYSGERQCVLYAVVAYELRPAFTPAFRRAAGGSPLPELIRDCWQADPERRPSAAALLQRLSSPELRL; from the coding sequence ATGccttctcccctgcccctccaGCGCTTCCTGCCCAGAGACTTCTCGCCCTCTCTCGACCTCCGCCCCTGCAGCAGCCCCTTGGAGATCAGCAGCAAAGGATCGCGGCTCTGCTCCCCCGGCGGCACCCCCGCCCCCAAGAGCCGCCGGCTGCCTCCGCGCCTGGCCTGGTGCGCCATCGACTGGGAGCAGGTGCGCCTGCTGGAGCCGCTGGGGGCCGGGGGCTTCGGCTCGGTCTACCGGGCCACCTACCGCGGCGAGACGGTGGCCCTGAAGAAGGTGAAGCGGAGCGACCGGAACCGGCTGGCCTGCCGCCAGAGCTTCTGGGGCGAGCTGAACGTGGCCCACCTGCGCCACGGCCACCTGGTGCGCCTGCTGGCCGCCGCCGCCAGCGCCCCCGAGGACCGCGAGAGCCTGGGCACCGTCATCATGGAGTACGCGGGGGGCAGCAGCCTGCACCGCGCCCTCTACGGCGAGCGGGCGCCCAGCCCTCCCCGCTGCCTGCGCTACGCCCGCCAGGTGGCCAGCGGGCTCCGCTTCCTGCACGCGGCCGGCATCGTGCACCTGGACCTGAAGCCCGCCAACCTGCTGCTGGCCGAGGGCGACGTCTGCAAGATCGGCGACTTCGGCTGCTCGCGGCGGCTGCAGGACCTGCGCtcgcccgccgccgccgccgcccaccCCTGCCAGCTGGGAGGCACCTACACCCACCGAGCCCCCGAGCTGCTGCGCGGCGAGCGCGTCACGGCCAAGGCCGACGTCTACTCCTTCGCCATCACGCTCTGGCAGATGCTGAGCCGGGAGCTGCCCTACTCCGGGGAGCGGCAGTGCGTGCTCTACGCGGTGGTGGCCTACGAGCTGCGTCCCGCCTTCACGCCGGCCTTCCGCCGCGCCGCCGGGGGCAGCCCCCTGCCCGAGCTCATCCGGGACTGCTGGCAGGCGGACCCGGAGCGGCGCCCCAGCGCGGCCGCGCTCCTGCAGCGCTTAAGCAGCCCCGAGCTGAGACTCTGA